A segment of the Thermoplasmata archaeon genome:
GACAGGGGGAGAATCGTGCTGGAGCTCTTCAAGAACGACGCGCCCGGCACGGTCGCGAACTTCGTGAAGCTGGTGAAGAAGGGCTTCTACAACAACCTGACCTTCCACAGGGTGATACCCAACTTCATGATTCAGGGCGGCTGCCCCTTCGGCGACGGCACGGGCGACGCCGGCTACACGATCAAATGCGAGGTCGACCGCAACCCGCGGAAGCACCTGAGGGGCTCGCTCTCGATGGCCCACAGGGGCCGAGACACGGGCTCCTGCCAGTTCTTCATCTGCCACTCCCCGCAGCCCCACCTCGACGGCAAGCACACAGTGTTCGGGCAGGTCGTCGAGGGCATGGACGTCGTGGACAGAATTCAGAAAGGGGACGTGATGAGGAAGGTATACATGCTCAAGGAGTAGGCGGGGGAGGAGAAAGAGAAGGGAAAGAGGAGGGTAATAGCGCGCATTATAATGGCCGCGGGGTAGGGGGGTAGGAGGGGCTTGTTGAAAATGGTCGATAAAAACCGGGGGCGGTGGAGCTGAGCGCGGGCTACCCGTGCCCGTGGTGCGGCACGCAGCTCGTGTGGGTCGCGCAGTACAACCAATGGTACTGCGGCCGGTGCCAGAGGTACCTGCCCTCTTCCCCCCAGCCCGGGCCGACGCTCGGCGACGAGATAGAGCGGTTCTTCGCGTCCATTGACGGCCCTACCACGCGCTGCCCCTGGTGCGGCCGGGGGGCGATGTGGGTCAGCCAGTATGGCAGGTGGTACTGCAACACCTGCCAGAGATGGCTCTAATTATTAGAATAGGTAGAATTATATATACCCACCTCTATCGCCCGAATCCCCACGCCCCGACGGGCGCGGGAGAAGCGGAGCACGAGGCGGGGCGCAAACCCAACGCCTAGGGTTCGTGGATTCCGCCCGTACGGAATCCAGGAGGGCCGGAAGCCCCCGAAGGGGGCTAGCTCCTCCGGAAACACCCCTGCGGCCGCGCCGCCACCCGTTATGGCGGCCGGTCAGGCGTTACGGTTTGCGCTCGACGGAGCTGTGCGTCTAAATCCGCGCGGCGCTGGATTCCGTCGAGAAGCCCGGGATTACACCGGAGCGCCGGGCGCTCCGACCCCGCTGAATGCTTTCGTCGAGCGCGTCGAAGGAGGCTGAGACATGGCCCAGAAGAGCCATCCCAAGCGAGGGTCGAGGGGCTATTGGCCCCGGAAGAGAATACCCGACCTGACCCCGAGGTTCAGCAGCTGGCCCGAGCTCGGGCCCGAGAGTTCCCCGAGGTTGCAGGGCTTCGCCGGCTACAAGGCCGGGATGACCCACGCGATTATAAGGAACACGAACAAGGACAGCGTCACGGCGGACCAAGAGATTCAGACCCCGGTAACGGTTCTCGAGGTTCCGCCGATGCGCGTCGCGGCGGTCAGGTTCTACAGCGGGGGCCCCTATGGTCTCAGGTGCATGACGGAAATCTGGGCGGACAAGCTCGATAAGAGCCTCGAGCGCCTTCTGACTATCGAGACGAGTGGGCGGGAGGGCCCGCGTGAGGCCCCGGAGGGCGGTGGGGAGAAACACGGTAAGGGCAAAAAGGGCGGCGGAGGTAAGAGCGGAGGTCTCTCGGAGGAGTTGGAGGCGAAGTTCAAAGGTCTCGACATCTCGCGTGTGGAGGAGGTGAGGGTTCTGGTCCACACCCAGCCCGAGCTCGTCACCGGCATCCCCAAGAAAGTCCCGGACCTGATGGAGGTTAGGGTTGGCGGGGGGACGATTCCGCAGAGGGTGGAATATGCCAAATCCCTTCTCGGAAAAGAGGTGCGTGTGAGCGACTTTGCAGAGGAGGGCAAGGTCGTGGACGTCGCCGGGATAACGAAGGGCAAGGGCTTCGCCGGAACCATCAAGAGGTGGCACCCGAAGCTCCTGAGCCACAAGAACAGCAAGCACCGCAGGCTCGTCGGCACCCTCGGACCCCACTTCCCTTCTTATGTCCAGCGGACGGTTCCGCAGGCTGGCCAGCTCGGCCTACACCAGAGGACCGAGTTCAACAAACTGATTCTCAGAATCGGAGAGAAGGGTGATGAGGTCAATCCCGCAGGCGGCTTCCTGAACTATGGGCTCGTGCGCAACAGCTATGTTCTGATTCAGGGCTCCGTGCCGGGGTGCGCCAAGAGGCTGGTCAAGCTGCGCGACGCCATAAGATACATCGGGCCTCCGCCCGGTAAGCCGGAGGTTCTCTACATCTCAAAAGAGTCGAAGCAGGGTTCGTGAGGGGGTTGATGGCGGATGCCTAAGAGAGAGGGTGGAGGGAAGAAGAAGGCCGGGGCCAAGAGCGACCGGGCCGGAACCGGCGGCTCAGGCGCCGAGAAGGCGTCGAGAGCGCCGGAGGTCGGGGTCTACAGCCTCAAGGGTGAGAAGCTCAGAAATGTTGAGCTCCCGGCAATCTTCAGAACCCCCCTGAGGCGGGATCTCATCCGGAGGGATTTCAACGCAATCCGGGCCGGCCGGAGGCAGCCATACGGCCAGAGCCCGCTATCAGGAATGAAGCACAGCGTGGAGTGGTGGGGGAAGGGGAGGGGCGTCTCTAGGGTGACCAGAATCAAGGGACAGTTCAGGGGTGCCCAGTCCCCCGGAACCGTCGGAGGTAGACCGGCCCATCCTCCGAGGGCAGAGAGGGTATGGGCGAAGAAAATCAACCATAAAGAGAGGTTGCTCGCCCGCGCCTCTGCCCTCGGGGCCACATGCAGTAAGGAGCTTGTCTCGGCCCGGGGCCACCGCTTCAGGGAAGGACTTTCCCTTCCCGTCGTCGTGGAGGACGAATTCGAGAAGCTCGAGACGACGAAAGACGTTATTGAGGCTCTGAAGAGCGTCGGGGTCTACGAGGACGTAGAGCGCGCCTGGAGCGGGAAGCACCAGCGCGCCGGGAAGGGCAAGATGCGCGGGAGGAGGTTCAGATCCCCGAAGAGCCTCCTCATTGTGGTCTCTAGAAAAGACGGTGTCGAGAGAGGCGCCCGGAATCTCTCAGGAGTGGATATTGCGACACCCCGACAGCTCAACACGGAGCTGCTCGCGCCCGGCGGAGACCCCGGGAGGCTCTCCCTCTTCACAGAGAGCGCAATTGAGGAGTTGAGGAGGTGGAAGATTGGCTAGGGACCCCTACGAGGTCGTCCTCACCCCCTACGTGACCGAGAAAACGATGGACCTTATGATTCGGGAGCACAGGTTCCGCGGCAGGGGCAAGGAGAGGAAGCCCGCCAGGCTCAACAGCCTGGAGTTCATAGTGCACAGGAGGGCAAATAAGAAGGAGATAAAGCTCGCGGTGGAGAAGCTGTTCGAGGTGAAAGTGGAGAGGGTGAACACGTTCATAAGTAAGGATGGAAAGCATGCGATAGTGAAGCTGCACAGGGACTACTCGGCAGAGGAGCTCGGAACGAGGATAGGAATCTTCTGAGTGGGCCGGGGTCCCAGGAGGCGACAGGGTCAGGAGAAGAGGCGGGGGAGGGAAGGAGATGGGAAAGAGAATAATCGTCCGGAGAAGAGGGAAGGGAGGAATATACTCCTCCCCGGGCCATAGGCACAGGGGCGACGTAAGGCACATACCTGTCCTCAGCTGCACGGGCGTCGTGGAGGAGATTCTCCACGCCCCCGGAAGAACAACTCCTCTGGCGAGGGTGAGCTACGAGGACAGGGGAGCGAGGAAAGAGGCACTCGTCCTCGCTCCAGAGACATTATATGTGGGCCAGAGAATCGCTGTGGGCCCTGACGCCCCCCTCGAGGTCGGAAATACCCTTCCACTGGGCAGGGTTCCCGTGGGAACGCAGGTCCACAATATTGAAGCAAGGCCCGGCGACGGGGGAAAATTCGCGCGCGCGGCCGGCGAGGCGGCGATCGTGGTGAGCCAAGGCGAGCAAACGACCGTCCGGCTTCCCTCGGGGAACTTCAAGACCCTGAGCCCCCTGTGCAGGGCCACCATAGGAATACTTTCCGGTGGCGGGAGGAAGGAGAAGCCTTTTGTCAAGGCTGGAAAGAAATTCGCCGCCCTGCGGCCGACCGCGAAGATATTCCCAAAGGTTAAGGGCGTATCTATGAACCCCGTCGACCATCCGCACGGCGGTGGTGCCCACCCGCACGTCGGCCGACCCAGCACTGTGGCGCGCGGGGCCTGGCCCGGCCAGAAGGTTGGTCGTCTCAGCCCGAAGAGGAGGTCCCGGAAGTGAGGCTCATTGGAATGATGATGGGAGCAACGAAACTGGAGAACGATTTAAAGGGGGAAGCGCAGGATGGCTGAAGATAAGACGGCTGTG
Coding sequences within it:
- a CDS encoding 50S ribosomal protein L3 yields the protein MAQKSHPKRGSRGYWPRKRIPDLTPRFSSWPELGPESSPRLQGFAGYKAGMTHAIIRNTNKDSVTADQEIQTPVTVLEVPPMRVAAVRFYSGGPYGLRCMTEIWADKLDKSLERLLTIETSGREGPREAPEGGGEKHGKGKKGGGGKSGGLSEELEAKFKGLDISRVEEVRVLVHTQPELVTGIPKKVPDLMEVRVGGGTIPQRVEYAKSLLGKEVRVSDFAEEGKVVDVAGITKGKGFAGTIKRWHPKLLSHKNSKHRRLVGTLGPHFPSYVQRTVPQAGQLGLHQRTEFNKLILRIGEKGDEVNPAGGFLNYGLVRNSYVLIQGSVPGCAKRLVKLRDAIRYIGPPPGKPEVLYISKESKQGS
- the rpl4p gene encoding 50S ribosomal protein L4 → MPKREGGGKKKAGAKSDRAGTGGSGAEKASRAPEVGVYSLKGEKLRNVELPAIFRTPLRRDLIRRDFNAIRAGRRQPYGQSPLSGMKHSVEWWGKGRGVSRVTRIKGQFRGAQSPGTVGGRPAHPPRAERVWAKKINHKERLLARASALGATCSKELVSARGHRFREGLSLPVVVEDEFEKLETTKDVIEALKSVGVYEDVERAWSGKHQRAGKGKMRGRRFRSPKSLLIVVSRKDGVERGARNLSGVDIATPRQLNTELLAPGGDPGRLSLFTESAIEELRRWKIG
- a CDS encoding 50S ribosomal protein L23 — translated: MARDPYEVVLTPYVTEKTMDLMIREHRFRGRGKERKPARLNSLEFIVHRRANKKEIKLAVEKLFEVKVERVNTFISKDGKHAIVKLHRDYSAEELGTRIGIF
- a CDS encoding peptidylprolyl isomerase, which gives rise to MAAEGSLPLVAIETDRGRIVLELFKNDAPGTVANFVKLVKKGFYNNLTFHRVIPNFMIQGGCPFGDGTGDAGYTIKCEVDRNPRKHLRGSLSMAHRGRDTGSCQFFICHSPQPHLDGKHTVFGQVVEGMDVVDRIQKGDVMRKVYMLKE
- a CDS encoding 50S ribosomal protein L2, whose protein sequence is MGKRIIVRRRGKGGIYSSPGHRHRGDVRHIPVLSCTGVVEEILHAPGRTTPLARVSYEDRGARKEALVLAPETLYVGQRIAVGPDAPLEVGNTLPLGRVPVGTQVHNIEARPGDGGKFARAAGEAAIVVSQGEQTTVRLPSGNFKTLSPLCRATIGILSGGGRKEKPFVKAGKKFAALRPTAKIFPKVKGVSMNPVDHPHGGGAHPHVGRPSTVARGAWPGQKVGRLSPKRRSRK